A DNA window from Malus domestica chromosome 12, GDT2T_hap1 contains the following coding sequences:
- the LOC139189800 gene encoding uncharacterized protein — MSPFRLVYGKPCHLPVELEHKAHWVVKKFNMNLDEAGNHRKFQLNELDEIRHEAYENACIYKEKTKAFHDKMIRGKTFAIGQKVLLFNSRLHLFPVQIQSLKTGHEFKVNGHRLKPYYENFEEHTVDDIPLHAVDSIEE; from the exons ATGTCCCCCTTTCGGCTTGTCTATGGCAAACCGTGCCATCTCCCCGTTGAgttggagcacaaagctcattgggtcgtcaagaagtttaacatgaacctcgatgaaGCGGGAAATCACCGGAAGttccaattgaatgagcttgatgagatacggcacgaggcaTACGAGAACGCATGcatttacaaggaaaagaccaaggcgttccatgataagatgattaGAGGCAAAACGTtcgcaattgggcagaaagtgctattgttcaattcccgtttacatttgtttcccg tccaaatccaaagcttgaaaacaggacatgaattcaaggtaaacgggcatcgtttgaagccatacTACGAGAACTTTGAGGAGCATACCGTGGATGACATTCCCTTGCATGCCGTGGACTCCATTGAGGAGTGA